Within the Serratia sp. UGAL515B_01 genome, the region CTTCCCTTTACACCGTCCAGCTAGCGGGCACCAGTGATAAACTCGATGCTTTCCTCAATACTGTACGTGAAGTGGCTGAAATCGTTGAAGTGGCGCGTTCGGGAATTGTAGGTGTATCGCGCGGTGACAAGATCATGCGTTAAAGTTGCTTTACTGTTGAGGTTGATGACAAGGTATTTTTTCGTCTTAGATACACAGCCTAGTGCAACGGAAGAATATAGGTTAAAACCTTTTTAACATACGTCAACAGTCTGGTTCTGGATAGAGGGCGTGGCTTGCAGACCACGCCCTTTCTTTTTACTTTTTGCCCTTTTACTGGCACCTTATCTGCAAAAGCGATTGCTCATCAATGAGTTCTGCTGTTAGATCCAAATACAGGGGTGAATAATCATAGTGCCTGTGAGGCAGGGTTACTTTTATCTTTATCCTTTCAATCAGCTGCATTTGCGCGCAAGTTGAAAGCGATTAAGGTATAACCGCAATTTTGTTTCTATTCTATTTTCAGCGTCATTAAAGGGGTTAACGTGAAACTGGATGAAATCGCGCGTCTCGCAGGCGTTTCGCGCACTACGGCCAGTTATGTCATCAATGGCAAAGCGAAGCAATATCGTGTCAGTGATAAAACCGTCGAGAAAGTGATGGCCGTAGTCAGGGAACACAACTATCACCCAAATGCTGTCGCTGCTGGGTTGCGTGCAGGCCGCACAAGATCAATCGGTTTGGTGATACCTGATCTTGAAAATACCAGTTACACGCGTATTGCCAATTATCTCGAACGTCAGGCACGTCAACGAGGTTATCAACTGCTTATTGCCTGTTCTGAAGATCAATCGGACAATGAGATGCGTTGCGTTGAACATCTACTGCAGCGCCAGGTTGATGCGATCATTGTTTCAACAGCACTACCGCCTGAACATCCTTTCTATCAACGCTGGGCCAACGATCCGTTCCCGATTATTGCATTGGATCGTGCCCTAGATCGTGAGCATTTTATCAGCGTCGTTGGTTCCGATCAGGAGGACTCATTTGCTCTTGCACAGGAACTTCGCGGCTTCCCGGCTAAATCGGTGCTGTATCTTGGTGCTCTGCCTGAACTTTCAGTCAGCTTCCTTCGTGAACAGGGTTTTCGTCAGGCTTGGCAGGATGATGAACGCCAGGTGGATTATCTCTATGCTAACAGCTACGAGCGTGATGCTGCGGGTATTCTGTTTGCCGAATGGCTAAAAACACATCCTATGCCGCAGGCGCTATTTACCACGTCTTTTTCTCTGTTACAGGGGGTAATGGATGTGACGCTTAAACAATATGGACGTTTGCCGGCAGATTTAGCCATTGCTACTTTTGGTGATCATGAGTTACTTGATTTCCTTGAGTGTCCGGTGCTCGCTGTGGCGCAGCGCCATCGTGATGTTGCTGAAAGGGTGCTTGAACTCGTGCTTGCCAGTCTTGACGAACCGCATAAGCCTAAAGCAGGTCTGACGCGTATTCGTCGCAATTTATTCCGCCGCGGAAGTTTGAGTCGAAAATAAATCAAAAGGGGGGTGTTTTGTATGTATGCCCCTCATTCTGAAGCACGTCTCTGAGTGTGGCGAAAGTCGCGTTCAACTCACAAACTGTAAGCGCTAACAGCTTGTCATCAAGGCAAAAATCAGAGAAGCGTTTTTCTTAAACTCTATAGCGTTAATGTTCTTTTATGTATAAAAGTAGTTAAATACTCTGCTATAAGCACTTTGCCATTTTTATATTTTACTTTTAATCAAGGAGTCACCTTATTTTTTACCGTTTGCTTGAGTTTCATCCTGCTTGATGAAGGAGAAAACCAATAAATTAAGAATGATCTTTTTATTTAACTCATTTAAAACAATGTGTTATGGTGTTTTCTTTGTTTTATGATTCTTATGACACCGTTAATGGGAATACTCTTAAATTTGCTGAGTTCCTGAGATTAATTGTAAACGGGTGTTTTGGAAAAAATCTTGCCAGCTAGATTTAAATTGTATTGCATGGTAAGCCATCTCCAAATGGTGTAATTTTACGCGTGTTTTTTAAAGAGATAATTGAAGTAAAATAGTGCGTAGTAAGTCGCCAAGTCCTCATTATGCTCATTAAGTCAATGGGTTATGACATTCAAGCTCAAATGAACTAACCAAGGTTAAGCCTTTTTCCAATGCGGATTTAAACAGGTGGTCATCTGTGATTGCTATGTTGAAAAGTGAGACTTGTGTGGCAGAAGGAAGTCATTGAGTTATTTAATCGTCAATTTTGATGGTTTTGTTCTCATTTTTCTCGATTGTAAAATAATCCTCTTTAATCATGGTGTTATTTTTTATTTATTAAATAAATAAAGTTCCTTTCGTGAGTTCGTTCGCAAAATGACTAGAGAAATATTGCCTAACCGATCTTTCTCTGGCTTGACAAGGTTTTCATACCCTCCGTAAACTCCATGTGTGTGGGAAATTGTGGTGTAAAGTGGTGAAAAAAGTCACCAGGGAGTAGCTCAGGCATGTTCCGTGGAGCAACGATGGTTAACCTCGACAGTAAAGGTCGGCTTGCTGTACCTACCCGCTACCGGGATTTACTGAATGAGGAATCGCAAGGTCAAATGGTTTGCACCATTGATCTCCATCAGCCCTGCCTACTGCTTTACCCGT harbors:
- the cra gene encoding catabolite repressor/activator, which gives rise to MKLDEIARLAGVSRTTASYVINGKAKQYRVSDKTVEKVMAVVREHNYHPNAVAAGLRAGRTRSIGLVIPDLENTSYTRIANYLERQARQRGYQLLIACSEDQSDNEMRCVEHLLQRQVDAIIVSTALPPEHPFYQRWANDPFPIIALDRALDREHFISVVGSDQEDSFALAQELRGFPAKSVLYLGALPELSVSFLREQGFRQAWQDDERQVDYLYANSYERDAAGILFAEWLKTHPMPQALFTTSFSLLQGVMDVTLKQYGRLPADLAIATFGDHELLDFLECPVLAVAQRHRDVAERVLELVLASLDEPHKPKAGLTRIRRNLFRRGSLSRK